Proteins encoded together in one Vibrio metoecus window:
- a CDS encoding alpha-ketoglutarate-dependent dioxygenase AlkB family protein: MMSTLILNRYSPSGKITLLDGQLEWFPQFLALPQAEEALTQLKAELNWQQKSIRLFGKSVLQPRLIAWYGEEDYRYSGLTLSAQPFPERLAQLKTQCEQAANTRFNSVLANLYRDGQDSMGWHQDNEPELGTNPTIASLSLGESRRFLLRHKHDPKLKIECELSHGDLLIMAGTTQHFWQHAIPKTRQTKQLRINLTFRNIRL, translated from the coding sequence ATGATGAGCACGCTTATTTTAAATAGATATTCTCCTTCAGGGAAAATTACTCTGCTCGATGGGCAACTTGAGTGGTTTCCACAATTCCTAGCACTCCCACAAGCAGAAGAGGCTTTGACACAATTAAAAGCAGAGTTGAACTGGCAACAAAAAAGCATCCGTTTATTCGGTAAAAGCGTTCTTCAACCTCGGCTTATCGCTTGGTATGGCGAAGAGGATTACCGCTATTCAGGGTTAACGTTGTCTGCACAGCCCTTCCCTGAACGACTCGCGCAATTAAAAACGCAGTGCGAACAGGCGGCTAATACGAGGTTTAACTCGGTGTTGGCAAATCTTTATCGTGATGGACAAGATTCGATGGGATGGCATCAAGATAATGAGCCTGAATTAGGCACAAACCCGACAATCGCTTCCTTGTCACTGGGTGAAAGCCGTCGGTTCTTGCTGCGCCATAAACACGATCCCAAACTCAAAATAGAATGTGAATTAAGTCATGGCGATTTACTGATCATGGCGGGAACTACGCAACATTTTTGGCAACACGCGATCCCTAAAACTCGGCAAACCAAGCAGCTGAGGATCAATCTCACTTTTCGTAATATCCGCTTATAA
- a CDS encoding diguanylate cyclase, with product MGLTSHNNRYITVFFLSLLFFGIGVVESLNFNQRLILQNDLRQHAKEELSAVRFQLEAEVLADIYAVKSLTPLVMLDPELKIYHWEQLSAAVMRSSDHLRALGIAPNDVVVFSYPLSQSHAVLGLDYRTVPLQWESIKKAREIKQTFVSGPVNLVQGGKALVIREPIFYDPPTNSRYWGVLSVVMDWESLLSSTKLQSFAENFQLSIRGRDSLGSDGEVFWGDPQVFQHAFAKETVYFPYGSWQIAVAETQNLLQLLPWYEQHIVRLIGYSILMLLLLGFGVIVRLYHLAEERSLHDPLTHLPNRRYFICTIDTYFENAKRSDSEGNFALLNIDIDRFKTINDSYGHIAGDKVLVACAERIKSCLRVSDLVARIGGDEFLVLIPRVHREQDVLKVCDTILTNISETPIVYEGQLINIRVSIGYALYNRAFADPNEMFKLADQRMYAAKRRQNPLHQF from the coding sequence ATGGGGTTAACCTCACACAATAATCGATATATCACGGTTTTTTTCTTGTCATTACTCTTCTTCGGAATTGGCGTGGTTGAATCGCTTAACTTCAATCAACGACTTATCTTACAAAATGATCTTCGCCAGCATGCGAAAGAAGAGTTATCCGCAGTGCGTTTTCAGTTGGAAGCCGAGGTTCTTGCCGATATCTATGCGGTAAAAAGTTTGACCCCGCTCGTAATGTTAGATCCTGAGCTAAAAATCTACCATTGGGAGCAATTGTCTGCTGCGGTAATGAGAAGCAGCGACCATTTAAGAGCGTTAGGTATCGCACCCAATGATGTGGTGGTTTTTAGTTATCCTCTTTCTCAATCTCATGCCGTTCTTGGTTTGGATTATCGAACCGTTCCGTTGCAATGGGAGTCGATAAAAAAAGCGCGTGAAATAAAACAAACTTTTGTCTCTGGGCCGGTTAACCTTGTTCAAGGTGGAAAAGCACTGGTGATCCGAGAGCCGATATTCTATGACCCACCAACGAATAGCCGCTATTGGGGCGTTCTTAGCGTTGTGATGGACTGGGAGTCTTTGCTCTCTTCAACGAAACTTCAAAGCTTTGCTGAGAATTTCCAGCTTTCTATCCGCGGTCGAGATAGTTTAGGCAGTGATGGCGAAGTGTTTTGGGGAGACCCACAAGTTTTTCAACATGCTTTTGCAAAAGAAACCGTTTATTTCCCTTATGGAAGTTGGCAAATCGCTGTCGCAGAGACACAAAATCTACTGCAACTTTTACCTTGGTATGAACAGCATATCGTGCGCTTGATTGGCTATTCGATACTCATGCTTTTGCTACTTGGTTTTGGTGTAATTGTGCGGCTATATCATTTGGCAGAAGAGCGTTCTTTACATGATCCCTTAACCCATCTGCCCAATCGGCGGTATTTTATTTGTACCATTGATACCTATTTTGAAAATGCCAAACGTTCTGATAGTGAAGGTAATTTTGCCTTATTGAATATTGATATTGACCGCTTTAAAACAATCAATGATTCGTATGGACATATTGCTGGCGATAAAGTTTTAGTGGCTTGTGCAGAACGCATTAAATCTTGTTTACGTGTTTCTGATTTAGTCGCACGAATTGGAGGAGATGAATTTTTGGTTTTAATACCGCGAGTTCATCGTGAGCAAGATGTGTTGAAAGTGTGTGATACGATTTTGACGAACATTTCTGAAACCCCGATTGTATATGAAGGCCAGCTGATTAACATTCGCGTCAGTATTGGTTATGCCTTGTATAATCGCGCCTTTGCA